In Triticum dicoccoides isolate Atlit2015 ecotype Zavitan unplaced genomic scaffold, WEW_v2.0 scaffold196271, whole genome shotgun sequence, the genomic stretch TCATATATCTTGGTTGTTCCTGTCGATCATATCTTCCAGTTGAGAATTCATTGCCTTTTCTCGTAGTACCATAATGAGCTAAGCACCCTCATCAGGCTGAGAGTAGTCGATGTTCTTTCTTCCACTTAAGATTTCCATGACCACGATACCAAAACTGTAAACATCGACCTTCTCAGTGATTTTCGATGTCAGCCATTCGGGTGCCATGTATCCAGGTGTTCCTCTCATTCGTGTCACTtttgtctcgtttatttctcgttattatctaacaagatCCACCGGAACCATTCTGGAAAGTATGAAATGCGGCCTTGCAAGAGCAATTGCTCAAGCAGGCTTGCTTGCAGTTCTCTTCGTCATTTGGTATTGCAGCATCGGGATCATTGTAATTGAAGTAGGAAACATTGGGGAGAGCTACTAGCTGGTTATCTTTCGCAGCTGCAACAGACTGGCAAGAAGAAATTGGATCTACTGCAATGCAGCCAAGGTTATGATTCCAGGTATCAGCCTGCCTGAAGTACGAGGTATCATTTGCAGAAATTGGGCAGAAGCACTGCCCATTCCTGCAGATCCCGTACTTTCCCCAGACAGTTGGGTAGTTGCAGCAATCTAGCTGGAAGATGTCATACACGAATAACCACCGGGTGTTATTTTGATCCCACTCATACAGCCTGAGATATCCGTCAGACTCGAACCTCATGTACTGGAACGAGCGCGCATGAGGCAGGTCGATCCTAACATTTGTGATCGAGTCTGAAGGTGGAGAGGAGGCAGCGAAGATGGACAGGCTCCCATTGACGAGCACGATGTATGTGGGTTCATCATACGCGTTGCCTGCATAGTATACCGAGCTTTGGTAGTAGATCTGGTGTGTTGACCCTTCAGA encodes the following:
- the LOC119344975 gene encoding putative receptor protein kinase ZmPK1; this encodes MGAFLPCFRSCFASLLLLLIFAAHPSSQASNATAELSTVWSTDGSYMLFRSGQEYFFSATFYSYFQEYFFAICVNDVVVWSANRDRPLQCGSTLNFTADGDLVLRDSDGSLVWSSNTSGQSVIEMNITESGNLVLFNQKNLPVWQSFDHPTDAMLPRQPLMEGMKLTPSIDNASFAASNQFYLAAHHASLQASEGSTHQIYYQSSVYYAGNAYDEPTYIVLVNGSLSIFAASSPPSDSITNVRIDLPHARSFQYMRFESDGYLRLYEWDQNNTRWLFVYDIFQLDCCNYPTVWGKYGICRNGQCFCPISANDTSYFRQADTWNHNLGCIAVDPISSCQSVAAAKDNQLVALPNVSYFNYNDPDAAIPNDEENCKQACLSNCSCKAAFHTFQNGSGGSC